The following proteins come from a genomic window of Candidatus Babeliaceae bacterium:
- a CDS encoding class I SAM-dependent methyltransferase codes for MKKTLFKIAQNNFQIKQVESEISALLDFLSDKKIKNFAEIGTHYGGTFFMFLKSFEKGGIKISIDLPGGKWGGLTAAEISERNKKLQIESDNEICFISGNSHDAKIVDQCEAALCRRFLGSKKLDLLFIDGDHSYYGARTDYMLYKKFVKNGGYIVFHDIKKSEFHAVQNCYVSEFWDQIEVETDHTREFSDSSESFGGIGLIKKNTMYESLPDIKTEIHQIYYNEATKKMLQPLFTPYFNKKFSPYFENQVLIDLCDNGLIDKKNDYVGITSPRISEKTFFTDAELLGEVAKHNGRPDCFIYSNYNNQFETEFWKNTFLESQEIAGIIDKTSILPFKIKDTKDIWKNCYCNYFIIRPELMIEYINTVLKAIINYFNVTDLGLGHTAEDNLLRILINREYKHRKDTGVKYTISVFFIEGLFGSWLASRKDIVCKTIVSKNKEHISVDAKNQKFVKSLSAK; via the coding sequence ATGAAAAAAACATTATTTAAAATAGCACAAAATAATTTTCAAATCAAGCAGGTCGAAAGCGAAATTTCGGCCTTGCTTGATTTCCTTTCGGACAAAAAAATAAAAAATTTTGCCGAAATTGGTACGCATTATGGCGGTACCTTTTTCATGTTTCTTAAATCGTTCGAAAAGGGCGGTATAAAAATTAGTATAGATCTTCCCGGCGGAAAATGGGGCGGCCTAACTGCAGCTGAAATTTCCGAACGAAATAAAAAACTACAAATCGAATCGGATAACGAAATTTGTTTTATTTCGGGAAACTCACACGATGCAAAAATTGTTGACCAATGCGAAGCTGCATTATGTCGCCGTTTCCTTGGTAGCAAAAAACTTGATTTGCTTTTCATTGATGGCGATCATAGCTATTATGGCGCACGTACTGATTACATGCTGTATAAAAAATTCGTTAAAAACGGTGGTTACATTGTTTTTCACGATATAAAAAAATCGGAATTTCATGCGGTGCAAAATTGTTATGTTTCCGAATTTTGGGACCAAATAGAAGTCGAAACAGATCATACCAGGGAGTTCAGCGACTCATCTGAGTCGTTTGGTGGTATTGGATTAATCAAAAAAAATACCATGTACGAAAGTCTTCCTGATATTAAAACGGAGATACACCAAATCTATTACAACGAAGCAACAAAAAAAATGCTTCAACCTTTATTTACTCCATACTTCAATAAAAAATTCAGTCCATATTTCGAAAATCAAGTATTAATCGATCTATGCGATAACGGATTGATTGACAAAAAAAACGATTATGTTGGAATCACCAGCCCACGAATAAGCGAAAAAACATTTTTTACCGATGCTGAACTATTAGGCGAAGTTGCTAAACATAACGGACGGCCAGACTGTTTCATTTATTCGAATTACAACAATCAATTTGAAACTGAATTTTGGAAAAATACTTTTCTCGAAAGTCAGGAAATTGCAGGAATAATTGATAAAACAAGCATTTTACCTTTCAAAATAAAAGACACAAAAGACATTTGGAAAAACTGTTATTGCAATTATTTTATTATTCGTCCTGAGTTGATGATTGAATATATTAATACAGTGCTTAAGGCTATCATCAATTATTTTAATGTAACAGATTTAGGTTTAGGGCACACAGCCGAAGATAATTTACTGCGTATCCTTATCAATCGAGAATATAAGCATCGAAAAGATACTGGAGTAAAATACACAATCTCAGTTTTTTTCATCGAGGGTTTATTTGGCAGTTGGTTAGCAAGCCGCAAAGATATTGTTTGCAAAACTATTGTATCAAAAAACAAAGAACATATTTCAGTAGATGCAAAAAATCAAAAATTTGTAAAATCACTAAGTGCAAAATAA